A single Fusobacterium hominis DNA region contains:
- a CDS encoding IMPACT family protein, whose amino-acid sequence MNTIKKETIIEFEERKSKFIGYAKPISNKKEAESFIQQIKSKHPDATHNCSAYKVIDNGQEYFKTDDDGEPSGTAGKPMGDIITYMEVSNLVVVATRYFGGIKLGAGGLVRNYAKTAKLAIQDAGIEEYIEKKIYLVDFNYDKIGEIENIIGISGEYIEKGYNDRVTYKIKTDENTYNTLKNIKDVIIIDL is encoded by the coding sequence ATGAATACAATAAAAAAAGAAACTATTATAGAATTTGAAGAAAGAAAATCAAAATTTATAGGTTACGCAAAGCCTATAAGCAATAAAAAAGAAGCTGAGTCTTTTATTCAGCAAATAAAGTCTAAGCATCCTGATGCTACACATAACTGTTCTGCATATAAAGTTATTGATAATGGACAGGAATATTTTAAAACAGATGATGATGGAGAGCCTAGCGGAACTGCTGGAAAACCTATGGGTGATATTATAACCTATATGGAAGTCTCAAACCTTGTAGTAGTTGCAACTAGATATTTTGGTGGAATTAAATTAGGTGCTGGCGGTCTTGTTAGAAATTATGCTAAAACAGCTAAATTAGCTATTCAAGATGCTGGAATAGAAGAATATATTGAAAAGAAAATTTATCTTGTTGATTTCAACTATGATAAAATAGGAGAAATTGAAAATATAATCGGCATTAGTGGTGAATATATCGAAAAAGGTTATAATGATAGAGTTACTTATAAAATAAAAACAGATGAAAATACATATAATACTCTTAAAAATATAAAAGATGTTATAATTATTGATCTGTAA
- a CDS encoding site-2 protease family protein, with product MKKFINELIYINRNMGLVTKIILIVIFISIAMNLSHSHIFSLNFLIYIAIILISIILHEMGHGIAAYILGDDTAKNRGRISFNPLRHIDPLGLLFPVLMAITGSPLIIGWAKPVPIDYSKIKHGRLGEFIVAISGVLANLLILILVVILIRLKGEMGLNSYRVNFILYNAYSLNLLLIILNLIPIPPLDGSRILAAIGPNSLRDILFYFERYGIIIILILAWTGILDNFLLTTLRYFDHLITYNFLVNYI from the coding sequence ATGAAAAAATTTATAAACGAACTCATATACATCAATAGAAATATGGGACTTGTGACAAAAATTATTTTAATAGTTATATTTATATCTATTGCAATGAATCTTTCTCACTCACATATATTTAGCTTAAATTTTTTAATATATATTGCAATAATTCTTATTTCTATAATTCTTCATGAAATGGGACATGGAATAGCAGCATATATTTTAGGAGATGATACAGCTAAAAATAGAGGAAGGATAAGTTTTAATCCCTTACGTCATATTGATCCTTTAGGGCTTTTATTTCCAGTTTTAATGGCAATTACTGGATCTCCTCTTATAATTGGTTGGGCAAAGCCTGTCCCTATTGATTATAGTAAAATAAAGCATGGACGTTTAGGAGAATTTATTGTTGCTATATCTGGAGTTTTAGCAAATTTATTAATTTTAATATTAGTAGTTATTTTAATTAGACTAAAAGGAGAAATGGGGCTTAATTCTTATAGAGTTAACTTTATTCTTTACAATGCTTATTCACTAAATTTATTGCTCATTATTCTTAATTTAATTCCTATTCCACCTCTTGATGGTTCTAGAATATTAGCAGCAATAGGTCCTAATTCTCTTAGAGATATACTTTTTTATTTCGAAAGATATGGTATAATAATTATACTAATACTTGCATGGACTGGCATCTTAGACAATTTCCTTTTAACTACACTAAGATATTTTGACCATTTGATAACATATAATTTTTTGGTGAATTACATATGA
- a CDS encoding ComEC/Rec2 family competence protein: MNVIYMISLEITFILLNLYLLPKNIAIFISVLTIILLTIFNNKNKIFIAIIPILFLIRSVYTIDFSNHLIGNTVTLNMQLYKEKGLIKEINGKFPTSISYTYITNLQNGLYNITGTIKNKAIKYNNTYYTLDIDNIKEIQENTLKLYFKNKANSLLKNSNFQLKKIYYAVVLGENQYLNKQLKDIFSYIGISHLMALSGFHIGLIILIVNFIISKFSLTKRKKNILLLLFITCYYMGITHSPSLTRAYIMGVIYLLGNILYENTTLPKSLCIAYIISLFFNPTYIQNISFKLSYIAVFIISYIYPIIKSMLNSKNKILHSFIFIITIQIFLLPVTLNEFGTIQILGFISNLIAVPIGSIFITISFIGLLLENIYLGFVVYPLIKISYLIFIKTINILNKIPLMTLKINNGFKSSLFYILYIGILCFLAFYMERKKEKITHEKIYKRTHIHQ; this comes from the coding sequence ATGAATGTAATATATATGATTTCTTTAGAAATTACTTTTATACTTTTAAATTTGTATTTATTACCTAAAAATATTGCTATATTTATTTCAGTTTTAACAATTATTTTATTAACAATATTCAATAATAAAAATAAAATTTTTATAGCTATTATTCCTATATTATTTTTAATAAGATCAGTATATACTATTGATTTTTCAAACCATTTAATAGGAAATACTGTAACTTTAAATATGCAACTTTACAAAGAAAAAGGACTAATAAAAGAAATTAATGGAAAATTTCCCACTTCAATTTCCTATACTTATATTACAAATTTACAAAATGGACTTTATAATATCACTGGAACTATAAAAAATAAAGCTATAAAATATAACAATACGTATTACACTTTAGATATAGACAATATTAAAGAAATCCAGGAAAATACACTTAAATTATATTTTAAAAATAAGGCTAATTCTCTTTTAAAAAATAGTAATTTTCAATTAAAAAAAATTTATTATGCTGTAGTTTTAGGAGAGAATCAATATCTTAATAAACAATTAAAAGATATATTTTCTTATATTGGTATATCTCATTTAATGGCACTTTCTGGATTTCATATTGGTCTTATCATATTAATTGTAAATTTTATTATTTCAAAATTTTCTCTTACTAAACGAAAGAAAAATATTCTTTTGTTACTATTTATAACTTGTTACTACATGGGAATAACACATTCTCCATCATTAACTCGAGCTTATATAATGGGAGTTATTTATTTACTTGGTAATATTTTATATGAAAATACTACTTTGCCAAAATCACTATGTATTGCCTATATTATATCTTTATTTTTTAATCCAACATATATTCAAAATATATCTTTTAAATTATCATATATAGCAGTATTTATAATATCTTATATCTATCCTATTATCAAAAGTATGTTGAATAGTAAAAATAAGATTCTTCATAGTTTCATTTTTATTATTACAATTCAAATATTTTTACTTCCTGTTACTTTAAATGAATTTGGAACTATCCAGATACTTGGATTTATATCTAATTTAATAGCTGTTCCTATTGGAAGTATCTTTATTACAATAAGTTTCATTGGACTTCTTTTAGAAAATATTTATTTAGGATTTGTAGTTTATCCTCTTATAAAAATTTCATATCTAATTTTTATAAAAACTATAAACATCTTAAATAAGATACCTCTAATGACCTTAAAAATAAATAATGGTTTTAAAAGTTCCTTATTTTATATACTATATATAGGAATACTTTGTTTCTTAGCTTTTTACATGGAAAGAAAAAAGGAGAAAATTACTCATGAAAAAATTTATAAACGAACTCATATACATCAATAG
- a CDS encoding MFS transporter, with translation MNNNRLPLKVQIFYGLGVSYAIVDQIFAQWILYFYLPPESSGLKPIMAPIFISLALVISRFVDMITDPVVGFLSDKVNTRWGRRIPFIAVGIIPLAVFTIAFFYPPFGNQKSAFIYLALVGSLFFTFYTIVGAPYNSLIPEIGHTQEERLNLSTWQSIFRLVYTAIAMIIPGVLIKTIGKGNTLVGIRGMVITLCIIVVIGGFITVFFVPEKKYSHGETSKVSFKNTMKLLFKSSSFINYLFGLLFFFVGFNNLRAIMNYFIEDIMGLDKSAITIASALLFGMSALCFYPTNRLSKKYGYRKIMLICLSMLIIFTLCLFQLGKIIPTSYGYLLFALIGIPVAGAAFIFPPAMLSEIASNISDKSGNRIEGVCFGIQGFFLKMAFLISILILPILLVSGQGNILMAITGKPTGVEKTGIYMTSLASTISFIISFIFYYRYKE, from the coding sequence ATGAATAATAACAGATTGCCATTAAAAGTACAAATATTTTACGGACTGGGTGTAAGCTACGCTATCGTTGATCAAATTTTTGCTCAATGGATATTATACTTTTATCTACCACCTGAAAGTTCAGGATTAAAACCTATTATGGCACCTATTTTTATATCACTTGCTCTTGTTATATCTCGTTTTGTAGATATGATTACTGATCCCGTAGTAGGATTTTTATCAGATAAAGTTAATACCCGTTGGGGACGAAGAATTCCTTTTATAGCAGTAGGAATTATTCCACTTGCTGTATTTACAATTGCTTTTTTCTATCCACCATTTGGAAATCAAAAATCTGCATTTATTTATTTAGCTCTTGTAGGATCATTATTCTTTACATTTTATACAATTGTTGGAGCTCCATACAATTCTTTAATTCCAGAAATTGGTCATACGCAAGAAGAAAGGCTAAATTTATCTACTTGGCAATCTATTTTTAGATTAGTATATACAGCTATAGCTATGATAATTCCAGGAGTTTTAATAAAAACTATTGGTAAAGGAAACACCTTAGTTGGTATTAGAGGAATGGTTATCACTCTTTGTATTATAGTTGTTATTGGTGGATTTATAACTGTATTTTTTGTTCCTGAAAAAAAATATTCACATGGTGAAACTTCTAAAGTAAGTTTTAAAAATACAATGAAGCTTTTATTTAAAAGTAGTTCATTTATTAATTATCTATTTGGACTTTTATTTTTCTTTGTGGGATTTAACAATCTAAGAGCTATAATGAATTATTTTATTGAAGATATTATGGGACTTGATAAAAGTGCTATCACAATTGCCTCTGCACTTTTATTTGGAATGTCCGCTCTTTGTTTTTATCCTACAAATAGACTCTCTAAAAAATATGGATATAGAAAAATAATGCTTATTTGTCTATCTATGCTTATTATTTTTACATTATGTTTATTTCAACTTGGAAAAATTATTCCAACATCTTATGGGTATTTGCTTTTTGCTCTAATTGGAATTCCAGTGGCTGGAGCAGCATTTATTTTTCCTCCTGCAATGTTAAGTGAAATTGCAAGTAATATTAGTGATAAAAGTGGAAATAGAATAGAAGGAGTTTGTTTTGGTATACAAGGATTTTTCTTAAAAATGGCATTTTTAATCTCTATTTTAATTTTACCTATTCTTTTAGTTTCTGGACAAGGTAATATTTTAATGGCAATTACTGGAAAACCAACTGGTGTTGAGAAAACTGGTATCTACATGACTTCTCTTGCATCAACTATCTCATTTATAATATCATTTATATTTTACTATCGTTACAAAGAATAG
- a CDS encoding nucleotidyltransferase, with amino-acid sequence MKATGIVVEYNPFHNGHKYHLKNAKLSSDVTIAVMSGDFVQRGEPSIIDRWTKAKIALENGVDIVVELPVFYSSQSAEIFAKGAIGILNELKCTNLLFGSESADLEELQRIATLQESTEFKLRLKIHLKNGNSYPTAHSLAMNEILKETALNSNDILGLEYLKAIKYWNSTITPKVLKREKIGYHDENIIENFASASKIRNCIKNNEDINKLIPNETSKFLKNYNSFTFIEMFYPYLRYEFIKNSKNLSSIQDMEIGFENRLYENALKYTNYQEFYSSIINKRYTLGRTQRVLIHSLLNLTKDITEQVKQEIPYVKIMGFSPKGREYLTYLKKFNNKKIITSYKNINQIFSDKVCKLIEFNENCSHIYRFINPYENYKIPIIKGGNNE; translated from the coding sequence ATGAAAGCAACAGGAATTGTAGTTGAATACAATCCATTTCATAATGGTCATAAATATCACCTTAAAAATGCGAAGCTTTCATCAGATGTTACTATTGCTGTAATGAGTGGTGATTTTGTTCAACGAGGTGAACCATCAATTATTGACAGATGGACAAAAGCAAAAATAGCATTAGAAAATGGTGTTGATATCGTTGTTGAATTACCTGTTTTTTACTCATCACAAAGTGCTGAAATTTTTGCTAAAGGAGCTATAGGAATACTAAACGAATTAAAATGTACTAATCTTTTATTTGGTTCTGAAAGTGCTGATTTAGAAGAATTACAAAGAATAGCAACACTCCAAGAAAGCACTGAATTTAAACTTAGATTAAAAATTCACTTAAAAAATGGAAATTCATATCCAACTGCTCATAGTCTAGCTATGAATGAAATTTTAAAAGAGACAGCTCTTAATTCAAATGATATCTTAGGACTTGAATACTTAAAAGCAATAAAATATTGGAATAGTACTATTACTCCTAAAGTTTTAAAAAGAGAAAAAATTGGTTATCATGATGAAAATATTATTGAAAACTTTGCAAGTGCTAGTAAAATTAGAAATTGTATTAAAAATAATGAAGATATTAATAAGCTTATTCCTAATGAAACTTCCAAGTTTTTAAAAAATTATAACTCTTTTACATTTATTGAGATGTTTTATCCTTATTTACGATATGAATTTATTAAAAATTCTAAAAATCTTTCTTCTATTCAAGATATGGAAATTGGATTTGAAAATAGATTATATGAAAATGCCTTAAAGTATACAAACTATCAAGAATTTTATTCATCAATAATAAACAAACGTTATACTCTAGGACGTACACAAAGAGTTTTAATTCACTCTCTTTTAAATTTAACTAAAGACATTACAGAACAAGTAAAACAAGAAATTCCATATGTTAAAATTATGGGATTTTCACCTAAAGGACGAGAATATTTAACATATTTAAAAAAATTCAACAATAAAAAAATAATCACTTCTTATAAAAACATAAATCAAATTTTTAGTGATAAGGTGTGTAAATTAATTGAATTTAATGAAAATTGTTCTCATATTTACCGATTTATTAATCCATATGAAAATTATAAAATTCCAATTATAAAAGGGGGAAATAATGAATAA
- a CDS encoding MATE family efflux transporter — MSNILQNNKSFIKNLLILAIPIILQNLIGASINLLDNVMIGSLGENEIAATGIANQYYMIFFNTADGFIMGAGIFMSQYWGKRDVNTIHKFIGISLLFSISMAVIFAICGVVFSENIMKLFTHDLSVINLGKKYLITVTMSYIFTTISLSFGMALRSIGQTKIPMYGSLIGLFFNGILNYIFIFGKLGAPALGVAGAGIGTTVARLMEMLYILITIYILQKNIIAGNFKQLITFNFSLIKKFLITATPVVFNDLMWTAGITTYFIIYSQLGTNATATMQICSTINNTFNIFGIGIAIASGIMIGNQIGADNLNEAKHGALKISGFGIVSGIIIGIVFFIIAPYVTFMFKINNETKKHVIQVLRVMSIVLPLRFYGIVQIIGILRGGGDVFYAICTELIAVWGIGVPLSFLGVKYLHFSITLVYCLTCLEEVFKFIATTPRLLSGKWIKSLVK, encoded by the coding sequence ATGTCTAATATTTTACAAAATAATAAATCTTTTATTAAAAATCTTTTGATTCTTGCAATTCCTATTATTTTACAAAACCTTATTGGTGCTTCTATCAATCTACTTGATAATGTCATGATTGGGAGTTTAGGAGAAAATGAAATAGCTGCAACTGGAATTGCAAATCAATATTATATGATATTTTTTAATACAGCAGATGGTTTTATAATGGGAGCTGGAATCTTTATGTCTCAATATTGGGGCAAACGAGATGTTAATACAATTCATAAATTTATAGGTATATCTCTTTTATTTTCTATATCTATGGCTGTTATCTTTGCAATTTGTGGAGTTGTATTCTCTGAAAATATTATGAAACTTTTCACTCATGATCTAAGTGTCATTAATCTTGGAAAAAAATATCTAATTACTGTTACAATGAGCTATATCTTTACTACTATTTCTCTTTCGTTTGGTATGGCATTAAGAAGCATTGGTCAGACTAAAATTCCTATGTATGGAAGTTTAATAGGTCTATTTTTTAATGGTATTTTAAATTATATTTTTATATTTGGAAAATTAGGTGCTCCTGCCTTAGGAGTTGCTGGAGCTGGAATTGGAACAACTGTTGCAAGACTCATGGAAATGTTATATATACTAATTACTATATATATTCTTCAAAAAAATATTATTGCTGGAAACTTTAAGCAATTGATAACTTTTAATTTTTCACTTATAAAAAAATTCCTTATTACTGCTACACCAGTTGTATTTAACGATCTTATGTGGACTGCTGGAATAACTACATATTTTATTATATATTCACAATTAGGAACAAATGCAACTGCTACTATGCAAATTTGTAGTACTATAAATAATACATTCAATATCTTTGGAATTGGTATTGCTATAGCTTCTGGTATTATGATTGGAAATCAAATAGGAGCTGATAATCTTAATGAAGCTAAACATGGTGCATTGAAAATAAGTGGTTTTGGTATTGTAAGCGGAATAATAATTGGAATAGTATTTTTTATTATTGCTCCATATGTTACTTTCATGTTTAAAATAAATAATGAAACTAAAAAACATGTTATTCAAGTACTAAGAGTTATGTCTATTGTTTTACCTTTAAGATTTTATGGAATAGTTCAAATAATAGGAATTTTACGTGGTGGTGGAGATGTATTTTATGCAATCTGTACAGAGTTAATTGCTGTTTGGGGAATAGGAGTTCCTTTATCATTTCTTGGAGTAAAATATCTTCATTTTTCAATAACATTAGTTTACTGTCTTACTTGTTTAGAAGAAGTTTTCAAATTTATAGCTACTACACCTAGATTACTTTCTGGAAAATGGATAAAAAGTCTAGTCAAATAA
- a CDS encoding nitroreductase family protein — MILDLLKNIRSHRSFTTHQLTKNELRYMIEGARYASCAKNSQNIRYVLITDSKICDLIFSHCKFAGAITWNPKLSESPRGYILMCVEKNFKGNENLLYFDMGIASQNILLVANDLGYNGCIIGAFNKKEVEKIINLDDSYYAYMLIALGKAQDIVSVVPTVCDNVSYSRIDNNHYVPKLPLDKIIIMEK, encoded by the coding sequence ATGATTTTAGATTTGTTAAAAAATATTAGATCTCACAGAAGCTTTACTACTCATCAACTAACTAAAAATGAGCTTAGATATATGATAGAGGGAGCTAGATATGCTAGTTGTGCTAAAAATTCTCAAAATATAAGATATGTGCTTATAACTGATTCTAAAATATGTGACTTGATATTTTCACACTGTAAATTTGCTGGAGCAATTACTTGGAATCCAAAATTATCTGAATCTCCACGTGGTTATATTCTCATGTGTGTAGAAAAAAATTTCAAAGGAAATGAAAATTTATTATACTTTGATATGGGAATTGCTTCTCAAAATATTTTGCTCGTTGCAAATGACCTAGGATACAATGGTTGTATAATAGGAGCTTTTAATAAAAAAGAAGTTGAAAAGATAATTAATCTAGATGATTCTTACTACGCTTATATGTTGATAGCTTTAGGAAAAGCTCAAGATATAGTTAGTGTAGTTCCAACTGTCTGTGATAATGTATCTTATTCTAGAATAGATAATAATCACTATGTTCCTAAATTACCACTTGATAAAATTATTATTATGGAAAAATAA
- the rpmE gene encoding 50S ribosomal protein L31, which produces MKKGIHPEFNVVTVECSCGEKFETRSTFDKGSEIKVAVCSKCHPFYTGKAKFIDAAGRVDKFNKKYSIKK; this is translated from the coding sequence ATGAAAAAAGGAATTCATCCAGAATTTAACGTAGTTACTGTAGAATGTAGCTGTGGAGAAAAATTTGAAACAAGATCAACTTTTGACAAAGGAAGCGAAATTAAAGTAGCTGTTTGCTCAAAATGCCACCCATTCTATACTGGTAAGGCTAAATTTATTGATGCTGCAGGAAGAGTTGACAAATTCAACAAAAAATATAGCATTAAAAAATAG
- a CDS encoding ribonuclease H1 domain-containing protein: MAKKFYAYLLVEKEVSGVVTNWDECKKLVHGKKARYKGFSTLEEANKWLESGANYDNKIENKKIEKSKLPNGIYFDSGTGRGIGTEVRVTGIDGKSLLHFNSYGYQVNEFGNIHLGKDKTNNYGELLGLLLAIDIAKKCNCFHILGDSNLVIYFWSKGMCNKDSLPLETVELIKKVKQAREEFEKNGGIIEYVSGDYNPADLGFHK, encoded by the coding sequence GTGGCAAAAAAGTTTTATGCATATCTTCTTGTTGAAAAAGAAGTTTCTGGAGTAGTTACAAATTGGGATGAATGTAAAAAACTAGTCCATGGTAAAAAAGCTAGATATAAAGGTTTTTCTACTTTAGAAGAAGCTAATAAATGGCTTGAAAGCGGAGCTAATTATGATAATAAAATTGAAAACAAAAAGATAGAAAAATCTAAGTTACCAAATGGAATATATTTTGATTCAGGAACAGGAAGAGGAATAGGAACAGAAGTTCGTGTAACTGGAATAGATGGAAAGTCGCTACTACATTTTAATTCATATGGATATCAAGTTAATGAATTTGGAAATATACATCTTGGAAAAGATAAAACTAATAATTATGGCGAATTATTAGGGTTACTTTTAGCAATTGATATTGCTAAAAAATGTAATTGTTTTCATATTCTAGGAGATAGTAATTTAGTTATTTATTTCTGGTCTAAAGGTATGTGTAATAAAGATAGCCTTCCTTTAGAGACAGTTGAGTTAATTAAAAAAGTAAAGCAAGCAAGAGAAGAATTTGAAAAAAATGGGGGAATAATTGAGTACGTGTCTGGAGACTATAATCCAGCAGACTTAGGATTTCACAAATAG
- a CDS encoding YwaF family protein gives MEKFVLFGTQHLIILISGIVISMILLMFGVFIDKKHFARFTALIILIIKIVELCYRHIINGEQITHLLPLHLCNIALIFVIIMMMTGSKLLFQPCFYWSLGAVFALVTPDVTASLPNFVTFSFFITHFYILFGVVYAYLYFGYRPTLLGYFSSFVALNVICLIVYFINLELGTNYLFVNRVPDFTSPLSYFGQWPYYIIVVELIYIILTYLIYFPFRAKNVKFGTARF, from the coding sequence ATGGAAAAGTTTGTTCTGTTTGGAACACAGCATTTAATCATATTAATAAGTGGAATAGTTATAAGTATGATATTGCTTATGTTTGGGGTATTTATAGATAAAAAGCATTTTGCTAGATTTACAGCACTTATTATTTTAATAATAAAGATTGTAGAGCTTTGCTATAGGCATATAATAAATGGGGAACAGATAACCCATCTATTGCCACTACATCTTTGCAATATAGCTTTGATTTTCGTAATAATAATGATGATGACAGGCTCAAAACTATTATTTCAGCCGTGTTTTTATTGGTCTTTAGGTGCAGTATTTGCATTAGTTACTCCAGATGTAACAGCATCATTACCAAATTTTGTAACATTTAGTTTTTTTATAACTCATTTTTATATTTTATTTGGTGTAGTTTATGCATATTTATATTTTGGATATCGGCCAACTCTTCTAGGTTATTTTAGCTCTTTTGTAGCATTAAATGTAATATGTTTAATAGTATATTTTATAAACTTAGAACTTGGAACGAATTATTTATTTGTAAATAGAGTACCAGATTTTACATCTCCGCTTAGCTATTTTGGACAGTGGCCGTATTATATAATTGTAGTAGAACTAATTTATATAATTTTAACTTATTTGATTTATTTTCCATTTAGAGCTAAAAATGTAAAATTTGGAACTGCAAGGTTTTAA
- a CDS encoding aldose epimerase family protein: MKITKEKWGITAKNEEVYLYRLENEFLEVEVLNYGGIIRKIITCDKNNNCENIVLNLESIKDYEGRSPYFGAIVGRNAGRIKNGYLKIDGNEYKLSKNSGENNIHGGIDNFSHKIWKVKEINEKNRFGLELSLKSFDLEEGFPGNVEVKVEYLLEKNEFLLNYYATTDKPTYINLTNHSYFNLSGNFKRDILDEELILNCRQFIAVDNDTLPVEILNVEKSAFDFTKPKKLKEALYADESQIKIVGGGLDHPFIIDKTRDIPCAILKDRENGRVLEVYTDQEAVVIYSGNYLYEVGNLNKEIICQKHMGICFETQNYADALNFIPDRAIITTPENPYIQKTKYVFKIEK; encoded by the coding sequence ATGAAGATAACTAAAGAAAAATGGGGAATTACAGCAAAAAATGAAGAAGTTTATTTATATAGATTAGAAAATGAGTTTTTAGAGGTAGAAGTATTAAATTATGGAGGAATAATTAGAAAAATTATAACTTGTGATAAAAATAATAATTGTGAAAATATAGTGTTAAATCTTGAGAGTATAAAAGATTATGAAGGACGATCTCCATATTTTGGTGCTATTGTAGGACGTAATGCAGGTAGAATAAAAAATGGATATTTAAAAATAGATGGTAATGAATATAAATTGAGCAAAAATTCTGGGGAAAATAATATTCATGGAGGAATAGATAATTTTAGTCATAAGATTTGGAAAGTAAAGGAAATCAATGAAAAAAATAGATTTGGGCTAGAGCTTAGCTTAAAAAGTTTTGATTTAGAGGAAGGGTTCCCTGGAAATGTAGAAGTAAAGGTGGAATACTTATTAGAGAAAAACGAGTTTTTATTAAATTATTATGCAACTACAGATAAGCCTACATATATAAATTTAACAAATCATTCGTACTTTAATTTAAGTGGAAATTTTAAAAGAGATATCCTAGATGAAGAATTAATTCTTAATTGTAGACAATTTATTGCAGTAGATAACGACACATTACCAGTAGAAATATTAAATGTAGAGAAAAGTGCATTTGATTTTACAAAACCTAAAAAATTAAAAGAGGCTTTATATGCAGATGAAAGTCAAATAAAAATAGTAGGTGGTGGGCTAGATCATCCGTTTATAATTGATAAAACTAGAGATATACCATGTGCTATATTAAAAGATAGAGAAAATGGAAGGGTTTTAGAGGTGTATACAGATCAAGAGGCTGTTGTTATATATAGTGGAAATTATTTATATGAGGTAGGAAATTTAAATAAAGAGATAATTTGTCAAAAGCATATGGGGATATGTTTTGAAACACAAAATTATGCAGATGCATTAAATTTTATACCGGATAGAGCAATAATAACAACACCAGAAAATCCATATATTCAAAAGACTAAGTACGTATTTAAAATTGAAAAATAA
- a CDS encoding lysine exporter LysO family protein, with translation MLAILLAVVCGIVLGIFYKIPFLIEYADPLSSFGLCLLLFFIGIDIGFSKDVVKNLKKMSKKVLLLPVIGIIGSLIGGFVASFLLSLSIKQCVAVAAGMGWYSFSAIELGQIDPYLGGVALLTNVFRELVSIIFVPLVAKKIGSYESVAMCGATAMDSVLPIINQSNPPRISIVAFYSGLVISVAVPIMLPTLIKIFGW, from the coding sequence ATGTTGGCAATATTATTAGCAGTGGTTTGTGGAATAGTTTTAGGAATATTTTATAAGATACCATTTCTTATAGAATATGCAGATCCATTAAGTAGTTTTGGATTGTGCTTATTATTATTTTTTATAGGAATTGATATAGGATTTAGTAAAGATGTAGTTAAAAATTTAAAGAAAATGAGCAAGAAAGTTTTACTTTTACCTGTTATAGGAATAATAGGATCATTAATTGGAGGATTTGTAGCATCTTTTTTACTATCTCTTAGTATAAAACAATGTGTAGCTGTTGCAGCAGGAATGGGTTGGTATTCTTTTTCTGCAATTGAATTAGGCCAAATAGATCCATATTTAGGAGGAGTAGCTCTTTTAACAAATGTTTTTAGGGAGTTGGTGTCAATAATTTTTGTTCCTTTAGTTGCTAAAAAAATAGGTTCTTATGAATCAGTTGCAATGTGTGGAGCTACAGCAATGGATTCTGTATTACCTATTATAAATCAAAGTAATCCCCCTAGAATATCTATAGTTGCTTTTTATTCAGGGCTTGTGATTTCAGTAGCCGTACCTATAATGTTACCAACACTTATTAAAATTTTTGGTTGGTAG